The DNA sequence AAACTGAAAACCCAATGGGGTATGATGGATGTTCCCGGAACAGCCAAACTAACTAAAGACGAAAAGGGAATTTGGACTTTTACCTCGCAGCCATTGGCTTCCGATTTATATTCGTACACAGTAATTGTTGATGGCTTCAAAACAACAGACCCAAGCAATGTTTATATTATTCGCGATGTGGCTTCGGTATTCAATGTATTTATTGTGGATGGTGGTAAAGGCGATTTATACGAAGTAAGCAAAGTTCCGCATGGATCGGTTACCCGCCGTTGGTACGATTCTCCCGGAAACGGAATGCCTCGCCGCGTTACTGTTTATACTCCTGCCGGATACGAAGCGAGTAAAGATAAATATCCGGTACTTTACCTGTTGCACGGAATGGGTGGCGACGAAGAAGCATGGATTGCTCTTGGACGTACTTCTCAAATCCTCGACAATTTAATTGCGCAGGGAAAGGCAAAACCGATGATCGTAGTGATGACCAACGGAAATGTGGCTCAGGAAGCTGCTCCTGGCGAATCAAGTCTGGGTTATGCCAAACCTAGTATGCAAATGGAACACACCATGGATGGTAAATTCGAAGAAACTTTTCCTGATGTAATCAAATTCGTTGAAAGCAATTACCGTGTGAAAGCTGATAAGGCCGACCGTGCCATTGCCGGTCTGTCGATGGGCGGATACCATTCTCTGCATATCTCAAGATATTATCCAAATACCT is a window from the Aquipluma nitroreducens genome containing:
- a CDS encoding esterase; translated protein: MKRKITIIAVIILCSMATFAQQALFGGAPIVSPEVKADHTVTFRIQAPAADSVQITGDFLPTVKLKTQWGMMDVPGTAKLTKDEKGIWTFTSQPLASDLYSYTVIVDGFKTTDPSNVYIIRDVASVFNVFIVDGGKGDLYEVSKVPHGSVTRRWYDSPGNGMPRRVTVYTPAGYEASKDKYPVLYLLHGMGGDEEAWIALGRTSQILDNLIAQGKAKPMIVVMTNGNVAQEAAPGESSLGYAKPSMQMEHTMDGKFEETFPDVIKFVESNYRVKADKADRAIAGLSMGGYHSLHISRYYPNTFDYVGLFSAAIIPNDKVQSKVYENIDSTLETQMKNGYKLYWIGIGKADFLYKNIVDYRAKLDKMGMKYTYVETEGGHTWTNWRVYLSQFAPLLFK